In a genomic window of Leptolyngbya sp. SIO1E4:
- a CDS encoding PEP-CTERM sorting domain-containing protein: protein MAVPKIALALSLTAGTLLTLSSSAQAFIFETNNFDTNPLSVSDAKNDIFLESVNVLDADGNVTETITDFSYVNSAKVVQNDNYSGGNSGAASADIGDNATTGVKAEDATAADIVANLGNNNLNNIIDTEDRGSFQLDLGFDKVIDNLLIWERGNDRDAWGAGNSDLAVQAVDNAGNLIGNLLKVTRGQWKNAGFYIDTQEIGGAQEVGAFGINVAQDLGVEGGVSSLRFFSEKSFNGPDWKFVGTDAARGDVADVPEPAFILGLGMLGSALMMQKRSRTV, encoded by the coding sequence ATGGCTGTTCCTAAAATCGCACTTGCATTGTCACTGACCGCTGGAACCTTACTGACACTATCCAGCAGTGCTCAGGCATTCATCTTCGAAACCAACAACTTTGACACAAATCCGTTGTCAGTTTCCGATGCGAAAAACGACATTTTTCTTGAGTCTGTCAATGTTCTAGACGCTGACGGTAACGTTACTGAAACCATCACCGACTTTTCATACGTCAATTCAGCCAAGGTCGTCCAAAACGATAACTATAGTGGTGGCAATTCTGGTGCTGCAAGTGCTGACATTGGGGATAACGCAACGACAGGGGTCAAGGCTGAAGATGCTACAGCAGCTGATATTGTTGCCAATCTCGGTAACAACAACCTCAATAACATCATTGACACTGAAGATAGAGGCAGCTTTCAGCTAGATCTAGGGTTTGATAAGGTCATCGATAATCTGCTGATTTGGGAACGTGGCAACGATAGAGATGCTTGGGGTGCAGGCAATAGCGACCTGGCAGTTCAAGCAGTTGATAACGCCGGCAACCTAATCGGAAACCTTTTGAAGGTTACCCGTGGTCAGTGGAAGAATGCTGGATTCTACATTGACACCCAGGAAATTGGTGGCGCTCAAGAAGTCGGTGCTTTTGGAATCAATGTCGCTCAAGATTTGGGCGTAGAAGGCGGTGTCTCTAGCCTGCGATTCTTCAGTGAAAAGAGCTTCAATGGGCCTGATTGGAAGTTTGTGGGAACCGATGCTGCTCGTGGAGATGTTGCTGATGTCCCTGAGCCTGCCTTCATTCTAGGTTTGGGTATGCTGGGCAGTGCCTTAATGATGCAAAAGCGCTCTCGCACTGTTTAA
- a CDS encoding PEP-CTERM sorting domain-containing protein (PEP-CTERM proteins occur, often in large numbers, in the proteomes of bacteria that also encode an exosortase, a predicted intramembrane cysteine proteinase. The presence of a PEP-CTERM domain at a protein's C-terminus predicts cleavage within the sorting domain, followed by covalent anchoring to some some component of the (usually Gram-negative) cell surface. Many PEP-CTERM proteins exhibit an unusual sequence composition that includes large numbers of potential glycosylation sites. Expression of one such protein has been shown restore the ability of a bacterium to form floc, a type of biofilm.) — protein sequence MTSPKFNKLAFFQKSGLILASLSVFMIPAAAQAQDDVAFSSGSESYLLDWDEYAEVGIDRNQVNTFDIGSGTVNIEFLNPENFAEFGGATTPQINSILNGGNADSDQSLHLQIDPSDEISSITMKTNFSDFKKSLVDVSFVLYDIDISSSNQWQDLVTVKGYGKEAAVVNPIFNILGDTFETIGENALSGVTNANNESARGNVAVSFRGVSGFDLVFADGNDLNLSDQTSHGIGIGDIEVKDVPEPTATLALGIVALATFSKRKFARD from the coding sequence ATGACATCTCCAAAGTTTAATAAATTAGCGTTTTTTCAGAAATCAGGGTTAATTTTAGCTTCCCTGAGCGTTTTTATGATACCTGCAGCTGCACAAGCACAAGATGATGTGGCCTTCTCTTCAGGGTCTGAATCTTATCTTCTTGATTGGGATGAGTACGCTGAAGTAGGCATTGATAGAAATCAGGTAAACACCTTTGATATTGGAAGCGGTACGGTTAATATCGAATTCCTAAACCCAGAGAACTTTGCCGAGTTTGGTGGGGCAACAACGCCTCAAATCAATAGCATCTTAAATGGTGGGAATGCTGACTCTGATCAATCGCTACATTTACAAATTGACCCTAGCGATGAAATCAGCTCAATCACAATGAAGACCAACTTTAGTGACTTTAAGAAAAGTCTGGTGGATGTTTCCTTCGTTCTGTATGACATTGACATCTCAAGCAGTAACCAGTGGCAAGATCTGGTCACAGTGAAGGGTTACGGCAAGGAAGCTGCAGTGGTTAACCCGATTTTCAACATCTTAGGAGATACGTTTGAGACAATCGGTGAGAACGCACTGAGTGGTGTGACCAATGCAAACAATGAAAGTGCGCGAGGCAATGTAGCAGTCAGTTTCCGGGGTGTTAGCGGCTTTGATTTGGTTTTTGCTGATGGCAACGATCTCAATCTTTCTGATCAGACGAGCCATGGCATTGGAATTGGCGACATTGAAGTCAAGGATGTTCCAGAACCTACTGCTACGCTAGCGCTTGGCATTGTTGCCCTGGCAACTTTCTCGAAGCGCAAGTTTGCTCGCGACTAG
- a CDS encoding LL-diaminopimelate aminotransferase, which translates to MVTINENYLKLKAGYLFPEIARRVKTFAEANPEAAIIKLGIGDVTEPLPEACRTAMIKAVEEMGDRATFKGYGPEQGYAWLREKIVRHDFQSRGCDITADEIFISDGSKCDCGNILDIFGHDNTIAVTDPVYPVYVDTNVMAGHTGPAQEDGIYQGLVYLPISADNNFTARIPTQKVDLIYLCFPNNPTGAIATKAHLQDWVNYAREHGSLILFDAAYEAYITDPEIPHSIYEIPGARQCAIEFRSFSKNAGFTGTRCAFTVMPKSLKVTVSDGTEVELHRLWNRRQSTKFNGVSYIVQRGAEAVYGSEGRTQIGQLVSFYLENARIICEKLSAAGIATYGGVNAPYVWVKTPNGLSSWDFFDKLLHTCHVVGTPGSGFGSAGEGYFRISAFNSRDNVETAMQRIIDKFTA; encoded by the coding sequence CAAAACCTTTGCAGAGGCTAATCCTGAGGCAGCCATCATTAAACTTGGTATCGGTGACGTGACAGAACCCTTACCCGAAGCTTGCCGCACCGCTATGATCAAAGCGGTAGAAGAGATGGGCGATCGCGCTACGTTCAAAGGGTATGGCCCTGAGCAAGGGTATGCCTGGCTACGGGAGAAAATTGTTCGCCATGACTTTCAGTCACGTGGATGCGACATTACCGCAGATGAGATTTTCATTTCCGATGGCTCTAAATGCGACTGCGGTAACATCCTCGATATTTTTGGCCATGACAACACCATCGCGGTGACAGATCCCGTCTATCCAGTATATGTAGACACCAACGTCATGGCTGGACACACTGGCCCTGCCCAAGAAGATGGCATCTATCAGGGCTTGGTGTACCTGCCGATTTCTGCCGATAACAATTTCACCGCTCGCATCCCCACTCAAAAAGTGGATCTCATCTATCTGTGCTTCCCCAACAACCCGACTGGGGCGATCGCAACAAAAGCACACCTGCAAGACTGGGTTAACTATGCCCGCGAACATGGCTCTCTCATTTTGTTTGATGCCGCTTACGAGGCCTACATCACGGATCCAGAAATTCCTCACTCTATTTATGAGATTCCAGGCGCTCGCCAGTGCGCGATCGAGTTTCGGTCATTCTCAAAAAATGCTGGTTTTACCGGAACCCGCTGTGCGTTTACAGTCATGCCCAAATCCTTAAAGGTAACCGTCTCAGATGGGACTGAAGTCGAACTCCATCGCCTGTGGAATCGCCGCCAGTCTACTAAATTCAACGGCGTCTCTTACATCGTGCAGCGAGGCGCAGAAGCAGTATATGGCTCAGAAGGACGCACTCAAATTGGGCAGTTAGTGAGCTTTTACTTAGAAAATGCCCGCATCATTTGCGAAAAGCTCTCTGCTGCTGGAATTGCGACCTATGGAGGCGTTAATGCCCCCTATGTTTGGGTAAAAACGCCCAATGGGTTGTCCAGCTGGGACTTTTTCGACAAGTTACTCCACACCTGCCACGTGGTGGGTACGCCTGGCTCTGGTTTTGGATCGGCAGGAGAAGGCTATTTTCGTATTTCAGCTTTCAATAGTCGAGATAACGTCGAAACTGCTATGCAGCGCATCATCGATAAGTTCACCGCATAG